One segment of Drosophila ananassae strain 14024-0371.13 chromosome 3R, ASM1763931v2, whole genome shotgun sequence DNA contains the following:
- the LOC6497715 gene encoding protein Dr1 isoform X2 codes for MANPQEDLLPPSAEDDELTLPRASINKIIKELVPTVRVANESRELILNCCSEFIHLISSEANEVCNLRNKKTINAEHVLEALERLGFHDYKQEAEAVLHDCKEVAAKRRRQSTRLENLGIPEEELLRQQQELFAKAREEQAREEQQQWMSMQAAAMVQRPPQADGSVASNPGEDDDDEDDDDY; via the exons ATGGCAAATCCGCAGGAGGACCTGCTACCGCCCAGTGCAGAGGACGACGAACTGACCTTACCGCGAGCCAGCATCAACAAGATAATAAAAGAACTGGTGCCCACAGTGCGAGTTGCGAATGAGAGTCGAGAGCTAATCCTCAACTGCTGCTCAGAATTTATTCATTTGATCAGCTCGGAAGCAAACGAAGTGTGCAACCTGCGGAACAAAAAGACTATTAATGCGGAACACGTACTGGAGGCGCTGGAACGGCTTGGATTTCATGACTACAAACAAGAGGCGGAGGCCGTGCTGCATGACTGCAAGGAGGTGGCTGCCAAGCGTCGCAGACAGAGCACAAG GCTTGAGAACTTGGGTATTCCCGAAGAAGAATTGCTGCGTCAACAGCAGGAGCTCTTTGCCAAGGCCAGAGAAGAACAGGCACGCGAGGAACAACAGCAGTGGATGAGTATGCAGGCGGCGGCAATGGTGCAACGGCCACCACAGGCAGACGGCTCCGTAGCCAGTAACCCCGGTGAAgatgacgacgacgaggatGATGACGACTACTAA
- the LOC6497715 gene encoding protein Dr1 isoform X1, with amino-acid sequence MANPQEDLLPPSAEDDELTLPRASINKIIKELVPTVRVANESRELILNCCSEFIHLISSEANEVCNLRNKKTINAEHVLEALERLGFHDYKQEAEAVLHDCKEVAAKRRRQSTRLENLGIPEEELLRQQQELFAKAREEQAREEQQQWMSMQAAAMVQRPPQADGSVASNPGEDDDDEDDDDY; translated from the coding sequence ATGGCAAATCCGCAGGAGGACCTGCTACCGCCCAGTGCAGAGGACGACGAACTGACCTTACCGCGAGCCAGCATCAACAAGATAATAAAAGAACTGGTGCCCACAGTGCGAGTTGCGAATGAGAGTCGAGAGCTAATCCTCAACTGCTGCTCAGAATTTATTCATTTGATCAGCTCGGAAGCAAACGAAGTGTGCAACCTGCGGAACAAAAAGACTATTAATGCGGAACACGTACTGGAGGCGCTGGAACGGCTTGGATTTCATGACTACAAACAAGAGGCGGAGGCCGTGCTGCATGACTGCAAGGAGGTGGCTGCCAAGCGTCGCAGACAGAGCACAAGGCTTGAGAACTTGGGTATTCCCGAAGAAGAATTGCTGCGTCAACAGCAGGAGCTCTTTGCCAAGGCCAGAGAAGAACAGGCACGCGAGGAACAACAGCAGTGGATGAGTATGCAGGCGGCGGCAATGGTGCAACGGCCACCACAGGCAGACGGCTCCGTAGCCAGTAACCCCGGTGAAgatgacgacgacgaggatGATGACGACTACTAA
- the LOC6497813 gene encoding ankyrin repeat domain-containing protein 49, whose product MGDYDSDEEKSQVEKLRYAKVPRGMFVSGWDDDADELIEEDKNPQSSIERMILWAVNENRISEVREILRLDEDAVNARDNDGYTPLHRAAYNNFVDMAKLLLQHRADPNARTELGWTPLHSACKWNNADCAHLLLQFGADVNAESEGQQTPLHITATVSNCRNTATVLLLNRYIQARKENNSEELASVIARRTGMSFPIFEIGDEAYDCETGLID is encoded by the exons atggGAGACTACGACTCGGATGAGGAGAAATCGCAGGTGGAGAAACTTCGCTACGCGAAGGTGCCGCGTGGCATGTTCGTTAGTGGCTGGGATGATGATGCGGACGAGTTAATAGAGGAGGACAAGAATCCGCAAT CCAGCATTGAGCGCATGATACTGTGGGCAGTTAACGAGAACCGCATAAGCGAAGTGCGTGAAATACTTCGACTGGATGAAGACGCAGTAAACGCCCGGGATAATGACGGCTACACGCCACTGCACCGGGCCGCTTACAATAATTTCGTTGACATGGCCAAGTTGCTGCTTCAGCATCGGGCCGATCCCAACGCCCGCACTGAGCTCGGCTGGACACCTCTGCACTCGGCCTGCAAGTGGAACAACGCTGACTGTGCCCACCTGTTGCTCCAATTCGGAGCTGACGTTAACGCAGAGTCAGAAGGCCAGCAGACGCCTCTCCACATTACCGCCACGGTCTCCAACTGCCGGAACACTGCTACGGTCCTGTTACTTAACCGCTATATCCAGGCCCGCAAGGAGAACAACTCGGAGGAACTGGCTTCTGTGATTGCTCGCCGCACTGGCATGAGTTTTCCGATTTTTGAGATTGGCGACGAGGCTTACGACTGCGAAACTGGCTTGATAGATTAG
- the LOC6497714 gene encoding dynactin subunit 5 produces MELPDTYYSKDEYVETASGNKVSRHTVLCGSQNIVLNGKVIVQSGAIIRGDLANVRAGRYCVISKDSVIRPPYKQFSKGIAFFPMHIGDHVFIGEGAVVSAATIGSCVYIGKNAIIGRRCTLKDCCVIEDGAVLPPETTVSSYMRYTKKGTIEGGQGNPYFVPAAMQEEMINYTKSFYEHFVRTPAPAS; encoded by the exons ATGGAACTTCCAGACACCTACTACAGCAAGGATGAATACGTTGAGACG GCCTCCGGAAACAAGGTGAGCCGCCACACGGTGCTCTGCGGCTCCCAGAACATCGTCCTCAATGGCAAAGTGATCGTTCAGAGCGGAGCTATTATTCGCGGGGATCTGGCCAATGTGCGAGCCGGTCGGTACTGCGTGATTAGCAAGGACTCTGTAATCCGACCACCTTACAAACAATTCAGCAAAGGCATCGCCTTCTTTCCCATGCACATAGGCGATCATGTCTTCATTGGTGAGGGTGCCGTCGTCTCAGCGGCCACAATAGGTTCCTGTGTCTACATTGGAAAGAATGCTATTATT GGCCGGCGATGCACACTCAAGGATTGTTGTGTGATTGAAGACGGCGCTGTGCTGCCACCAGAAACCACAGTGTCCAGTTACATGCGCTACACTAAGAAAGGCACCATCGAAGGGGGTCAGGGAAATCCGTACTTCGTGCCAGCCGCCATGCAGGAAGAGATGATCAACTACACTAAATCATTCTACGAGCATTTCGTCCGCACCCCTGCTCCGGCGAGCTGA
- the LOC6497717 gene encoding mRNA cap guanine-N7 methyltransferase — protein sequence MSVNYEQSAADEQFARAHKAVSLSDDEESESNGEGLSERTQEPPPPTSSLAQEFYEEPGGKGGGGEDETQEEGAAGGAANTHVVATHYNELKEAGRKDRQKSKIFFMRNFNNWIKSQLINEYMAQIKQQKRVGDALRVLDMCCGKGGDLLKWEKASISHLICTDIAEVSIEQCQRRYQDILRRAENSKFSNKFTAEFFACDSTLVRLRERYKDPSLQLNLVSCQFAFHYCFESLAQADCMMRNAAECLKPGGFFIATIPDAYEIIRRLKAAGPETRRFGNDVYSIEFDCETDPLPLFGAKYQFHLEGVVDCPEFLVHFPTLVKLGRKYGLQLIRRSTFSEYYKETLPKGRQLLQRMSGLETVQAQRYGSDEQFSHIRNFPATQRGRPLGTLSKSEWEAATLYLVCAFKKCKNSWDANGRPVFEFDD from the exons ATGAGCGTAAATTACGAACAAAGTGCCGCCGATGAGCAATTTGCAAGAGCACACAAGGCAGTCAGCCTGTCGGATGACGAGGAGAGTGAGAGCAATGGAGAAGGACTTTCGGAACGGACCCAGGAACCGCCTCCCCCAACGAGCAGCCTGGCGCAGGAGTTCTACGAGGAGCCGGGCGGAAAAGGTGGTGGTGGAGAGGACGAGACGCAGGAGGAAGGAGCTGCCGGCGGAGCGGCGAACACACATGTCGTGGCCACCCACTACAACGAGCTTAAGGAGGCAGGGCGCAAGGACCGGCAGAAGTCAAAAATCTTCTTCATGCGAAACTTCAACAACTGGATTAAGAGCCAGCTGATCAACGAGTACATGGCGCAGATTAAACAGCAGAAGCGCGTCGGCGACGCTCTTCGCGTACTAGACATGTGCTGCGGCAAGGGCGGTGACCTGCTTAAATGGGAAAAGGCATCCATCTCGCATCTCATCTGCACGGACATAGCGGAGGTATCCATTGAGCAGTGCCAGCGAAGGTACCAGGACATTTTGCGCCGAGCCGAGAACTCAAAGTTCAGCAACAAGTTCACCGCTGAGTTCTTCGCGTGTGACTCGACACTAGTCCGCTTGCGTGAGCGGTACAAGGATCCCTCCCTGCAGCTGAATCTTGTATCCTGCCAGTTTGCTTTTCACTACTGCTTCGAATCGCTGGCTCAGGCCGACTGCATGATGCGGAATGCGGCCGAGTGCCTGAAGCCAGGCGGATTCTTTATAGCCACAATTCCGGACGCCTATGAGATTATTCGGCGGCTGAAGGCAGCCGGTCCAGAGACTCGCCGCTTCGGAAACGACGTCTACAGCATCGAGTTCGACTGCGAAACGGATCCACTGCCACTGTTTGGAGCCAAGTACCAGTTTCACTTGGAGGGCGTCGTTGACTGTCCCGAGTTTCTTGTGCATTTCCCTACGCTGGTGAAACTAGGCCGGAAGTATGGCCTGCAGCTGATCCGGCGTTCCACCTTTTCAGAATACTACAAGGAGACCCTGCCCAAAGGTCGGCAGCTCCTGCAGCGCATGTCGGGATTAGAAACGGTTCAAGCCCAACGCTACGGTAGCGATGAACAGTTCTCCCATATTCGGAACTTCCCGGCAACTCAACGCGGAAGACCGCTGGGAACGCTCTCCAAATCGGAGTGGGAAGCAGCCA CTCTTTATTTGGTCTGTGCCTTCAAGAAATGCAAGAACTCTTGGGATGCAAATGGCAGGCCCGTGTTTGAGTTCGACGACTGA
- the LOC6497812 gene encoding probable tRNA(His) guanylyltransferase: MRSLGFLNNLFKFSNPTFSLELSIRRMACSRFEYVKSFEQDDSILPNVWIVIRVDGKKFHKFSKTHDFEKPNDENALNVMNAAATAVMQEFRDIVLAYGQSDEYSFVFRKETTAFKRRSAKLLTYVTSLFSSSYVMQWPRWKSVPLAYAPCFDGRVVLYPSDENLRDYLSWRQADVHVNNLYNTAFWKLVLGKGLSNQQAEERLRGTFSADKNELLFQEFGINYNTLPAMYRKGTILLRKRVVDRKGRQAIVPLHEDLISSQFWKNHTEILGKYVPGSYSSPDGLPKLVEIQLNDNHSEQEDDQPQNKADIS, translated from the exons ATGCGTTCACTTGggtttttgaataatttgtttaaattttcaaacCCAACATTTTCCCTAGAGCTGTCCATTCGCAGAATGGCGTGCAGTCGATTTGAGTATGTGAAGTCCTTTGAGCAGGACGACAGCATCCTTCCCAACGTGTGGATTGTGATCCGGGTTGATGGCAAAAAGTTCCACAAGTTCTCCAAGACCCATGACTTTGAGAAGCCCAATGATGAAAATG CACTTAATGTAATGAATGCCGCTGCCACAGCTGTGATGCAAGAATTCCGAGACATTGTTCTCGCCTATGGTCAGAGCGATGAGTACTCCTTCGTTTTTCGCAAGGAGACTACGGCTTTCAAGCGGCGTTCGGCCAAACTCCTTACCTATGTTACCAGCCTTTTTTCTTCGAGCTACGTGATGCAGTGGCCCAGGTGGAAGAGTGTGCCTTTGGCCTACGCTCCCTGCTTTGACGGAAGGGTAGTTTTGTATCCATCGGACGAGAATTTAAGGGACTATCTTAGCTGGCGACAGGCCGATGTTCATGTAAATAATCTCTACAATACTGCATTTTGGAAACTTGTCCTGGGCAAAGGTCTTTCAAACCAGCAGGCCGAGGAGCGGCTACGGGGAACCTTCTCAGCGGACAAAAACGAGTTGCTCTTCCAGGAGTTCGGTATCAACTACAACACCCTTCCGGCCATGTATCGGAAGGGCACGATTCTGCTCAGAAAGCGAGTGGTGGACCGAAAAGGAAGACAAGCAATTGTACCTTTGCACGAAGATTTGATTTCCTCGCAGTTCTGGAAGAACCACACTGAGATCCTCGGAAAATATGTGCCTGGAAGCTACAGTTCACCTGATGGGCTTCCCAAATTGGTAGAAATTCAACTGAATGACAACCATTCGGAGCAGGAAGACGATCAGCCGCAAAATAAAGCCGATATTAGCTGA